One stretch of Paenibacillus sp. FSL R5-0341 DNA includes these proteins:
- the atpG gene encoding ATP synthase F1 subunit gamma → MAKGMREIKRQIKSVQSTKQITKAMEMVAAAKLRKAQEKAEAARPYSEKLKEVVASIASSTQGIQHPMLESRPVKKTAYLIITSDRGLAGGYNANVLRQVNQTLKERHNSQDDYELFVIGRKGRDYFRRREIAMASTTTDLSDSPSFADIKSIAHEAVHGFELAEFDELYICYNRFVNALTQIPTVEKLLPMETPEVTAAEGPTASYEYEPSAEAVLEVLLPRYAETLIYGALLNGKASELGAKMTAMGNATKNASKLINDLSLTYNRARQAAITQEITEIVAGANAAQG, encoded by the coding sequence ATGGCAAAAGGCATGCGCGAAATTAAGCGGCAAATTAAAAGCGTACAAAGCACCAAGCAGATCACCAAAGCAATGGAGATGGTAGCTGCTGCAAAACTGCGTAAAGCGCAGGAAAAAGCGGAAGCAGCCCGTCCTTATTCGGAGAAACTGAAAGAAGTTGTAGCGAGTATTGCATCAAGCACGCAAGGTATACAGCATCCGATGCTGGAGAGCCGTCCGGTCAAAAAGACAGCTTACCTAATCATTACATCGGACCGTGGTCTTGCAGGTGGATACAATGCGAACGTTTTGCGTCAGGTTAATCAGACGCTCAAAGAGCGCCACAACTCCCAGGATGACTACGAATTGTTCGTCATTGGACGTAAAGGACGCGATTACTTCAGACGTCGTGAAATTGCGATGGCATCCACAACAACGGATCTGTCGGATTCGCCTTCATTTGCAGACATCAAATCCATCGCACACGAAGCTGTTCATGGGTTTGAGCTGGCTGAATTTGATGAATTGTACATTTGTTATAACCGCTTTGTGAATGCGTTGACCCAGATTCCTACGGTAGAAAAACTTCTTCCGATGGAAACACCTGAGGTAACTGCTGCGGAAGGACCAACGGCAAGCTACGAATACGAGCCGTCTGCTGAAGCTGTACTGGAGGTATTGCTTCCGCGTTACGCGGAAACGCTGATCTATGGTGCACTTCTGAACGGTAAGGCAAGTGAGCTCGGCGCGAAAATGACGGCAATGGGTAATGCAACCAAAAATGCATCCAAACTCATTAATGACTTGTCATTGACTTATAACCGTGCCCGTCAAGCGGCGATTACGCAGGAGATTACGGAAATTGTGGCAGGTGCCAACGCAGCACAAGGCTAA
- the atpA gene encoding F0F1 ATP synthase subunit alpha encodes MSIKPEEISTLIKSQIEQYKTDIDVVEVGTVIEVGDGIARVYGLENVMSNELVEFPSGVMGLAMNVEESNVGVVILGPYYDIREGDQVKRTGQIMQVPVGEALIGRVVNPLGIPVDGKGPIATTEFRPVEGKAPGVMDRKSVHEPMQTGIKAIDAMVPIGRGQRELIIGDRQTGKTSIAIDAILNQKGSGMKCIYVAIGQKQSTVAQVVETLRRKGAMEYTIVVTAAASDPSPLLYIAPYSGCSMGEYFMYKGEHVLVIYDDLTKQASAYRELSLLLRRPPGREAYPGDVFYLHSRLLERAAKLNDELGGGSLTALPFIETQASDVSAYIPTNVISITDGQIFLEADLFNAGQRPAINVGISVSRVGGSAQIKAMKKVAGSLRLDLAQYRELQAFSQFGSDLDKATQARLNRGARMMEILKQGVNQPLPVEQQVVSLYTAVKGFLDEIPTGDVTRFEREFLAFMESSHPEILASIRDTKELTADNENALKGAIEKFRKSFAVSV; translated from the coding sequence TTGAGTATCAAACCAGAAGAAATCAGTACATTAATTAAGAGCCAAATCGAACAATACAAGACCGATATCGATGTAGTCGAAGTCGGAACGGTAATCGAGGTTGGTGATGGTATCGCTCGTGTTTACGGACTTGAGAACGTCATGTCCAACGAGTTGGTTGAATTCCCAAGCGGTGTTATGGGACTCGCCATGAACGTGGAAGAAAGCAATGTCGGTGTCGTTATCCTGGGACCTTACTACGATATTCGTGAAGGCGACCAAGTGAAACGTACTGGTCAAATCATGCAAGTGCCTGTAGGCGAAGCATTGATTGGACGCGTTGTGAACCCACTCGGTATTCCAGTAGATGGCAAAGGGCCAATCGCTACAACGGAATTCCGTCCAGTTGAAGGTAAAGCACCAGGCGTAATGGATCGTAAATCGGTTCATGAGCCGATGCAAACAGGTATCAAAGCCATTGATGCAATGGTACCAATCGGTCGTGGACAACGTGAGTTGATCATCGGTGACCGTCAAACAGGTAAAACATCCATCGCAATTGATGCGATCTTGAACCAAAAAGGTAGCGGCATGAAGTGTATTTATGTGGCTATTGGTCAGAAACAGTCTACAGTTGCTCAAGTTGTGGAAACTCTTCGTCGTAAAGGCGCAATGGAGTACACGATTGTTGTAACTGCAGCAGCTTCCGATCCATCACCACTCTTGTACATCGCACCGTATTCCGGTTGTTCGATGGGTGAGTACTTCATGTACAAAGGCGAGCACGTTCTGGTTATCTATGATGACTTGACCAAACAAGCCTCTGCATATCGTGAGCTTTCCTTGTTGCTTCGTCGTCCACCGGGCCGTGAGGCTTATCCGGGTGACGTCTTCTACCTGCACTCCCGTTTGCTGGAGCGTGCTGCGAAGCTGAATGATGAACTTGGTGGTGGTTCTTTAACCGCACTTCCGTTTATTGAAACACAAGCTTCCGACGTATCGGCATACATTCCAACGAACGTAATCTCCATCACGGACGGACAAATCTTCCTGGAAGCTGACTTGTTCAATGCTGGACAACGCCCGGCGATCAACGTAGGTATTTCCGTATCCCGTGTCGGTGGTTCTGCTCAGATCAAAGCGATGAAAAAGGTTGCAGGTTCCCTGCGTCTCGACCTCGCTCAATATCGTGAGCTTCAAGCGTTCTCCCAGTTCGGTTCCGATCTGGATAAAGCGACTCAGGCCCGCCTGAATCGTGGTGCACGCATGATGGAAATCCTGAAGCAAGGTGTTAACCAGCCTCTGCCTGTTGAACAACAGGTTGTCAGCTTGTACACTGCGGTTAAAGGATTCCTGGATGAAATTCCAACAGGTGATGTTACTCGTTTCGAGCGTGAGTTCCTCGCGTTCATGGAGAGCAGCCATCCGGAGATTCTTGCATCCATCCGTGATACTAAAGAATTGACTGCAGACAACGAAAATGCACTGAAAGGTGCAATTGAGAAGTTCAGAAAGAGCTTTGCTGTCTCTGTCTAA
- a CDS encoding F0F1 ATP synthase subunit epsilon has product MSTFLLEIVTPERLVYSEQVDSITARGIEGELGILPGHIPMVTPLQIAPIYIRNGKENKQVAIGGGFIEVRKDKVVVLAESAEFPENIDVDRARAAKERAERRLASQSNQDHFDHRRAEIALQKAVNRINVFGK; this is encoded by the coding sequence TTGAGCACCTTTTTGTTGGAAATTGTAACACCCGAGCGTCTGGTATATTCAGAACAAGTGGATAGCATCACGGCTCGTGGTATTGAAGGGGAACTGGGCATTCTGCCTGGTCATATTCCTATGGTTACACCTTTGCAGATTGCACCAATCTATATTCGTAACGGAAAAGAAAATAAACAAGTTGCTATCGGTGGCGGGTTTATCGAAGTACGTAAAGATAAGGTTGTTGTACTTGCAGAGAGTGCTGAATTCCCGGAAAACATTGATGTGGATCGTGCGCGTGCGGCGAAAGAGCGGGCAGAACGTCGGCTTGCAAGCCAAAGCAATCAGGATCACTTTGACCACCGTCGTGCAGAGATTGCTCTGCAAAAAGCGGTTAACCGGATTAATGTATTCGGCAAATAA
- a CDS encoding F0F1 ATP synthase subunit delta translates to MSRDTIVAKRYAKALFEVALQQQQVLEVEQELVAVVSALTGDADIEKFIVSPNISDEAKQNVLHSSLDGKVSESVLRTVLLLIERGRVELLGDLLNDYRKIQGESLGIADARVYSTYALNDEEKEAVAREFGGRVNKKIRIENIVDPTLLGGLKVAIGDTIYDGSLAGKLERLEQSFNRRVQ, encoded by the coding sequence ATGAGCCGCGATACTATTGTTGCCAAGCGTTATGCGAAAGCATTGTTCGAAGTTGCTCTTCAGCAACAGCAGGTGCTTGAGGTTGAACAGGAACTGGTTGCAGTAGTCAGTGCATTGACCGGAGATGCTGATATCGAGAAATTTATCGTATCCCCTAATATTTCTGATGAAGCCAAACAGAACGTGCTTCACTCAAGTCTTGATGGTAAGGTATCCGAGTCTGTTCTTCGTACAGTCTTGTTGTTGATTGAGCGCGGACGCGTTGAATTGCTGGGAGACTTGCTGAATGATTATCGGAAAATCCAAGGTGAGTCGCTCGGCATCGCTGATGCGCGTGTCTACTCGACTTATGCATTGAATGATGAAGAAAAAGAAGCGGTAGCCCGTGAATTCGGTGGCCGTGTGAATAAAAAGATTCGTATCGAGAACATTGTTGATCCGACTCTGCTGGGCGGATTGAAAGTCGCCATTGGCGATACGATCTATGACGGCAGCTTGGCTGGCAAGCTCGAACGTCTTGAGCAGTCTTTTAACAGACGAGTACAGTAG
- the murA gene encoding UDP-N-acetylglucosamine 1-carboxyvinyltransferase, whose translation MSKFIVRGGKRLTGSVKVSGAKNSVLPIIAASLLGEEGQSVIIDAPPLDDVMTINKVLESLGAGVTYRDEVITVNAEKLTSCEAPYEWVSKMRASFLVMGPLLTRMGHTRISLPGGCAIGTRPIDQHLKGFEAMGAEISLGQGYIEARSQGRLRGAKIYLDVASVGATQNIMMAATLAEGVTVLENAAKEPEIVDLANFLNGMGAIVRGAGTGVIRIEGVEKLTGVTHTVIPDRVEAGTYMAAAAISGGDVYIEGAISDHLGSVIAKLEEMGVTIQPDENGVRVIADRPLKAVDVKTLPYPGFPTDMQSQMMALLLASEGTSVVTETVFENRFMHVDEFQLMNAEIKVEGRSSIITGNAKLKGAKVTATDLRAGAALIIAGLVAEGTTEVGGVHHIDRGYVHLAEKLNGLGADIYRISVDEPKLEATKAPSEKVEKEVPMFKVQPTLA comes from the coding sequence ATGAGCAAATTTATCGTCCGCGGTGGCAAAAGGTTGACCGGAAGTGTCAAAGTTAGCGGCGCTAAAAATTCTGTTCTTCCGATCATCGCTGCCTCTCTCTTAGGGGAAGAAGGACAAAGCGTTATTATTGACGCGCCTCCTCTAGACGATGTGATGACGATTAACAAGGTGTTGGAATCGCTGGGAGCGGGAGTTACATACCGGGACGAAGTGATTACCGTAAATGCGGAGAAACTTACTTCCTGTGAAGCCCCGTATGAATGGGTAAGTAAAATGCGGGCGTCTTTCCTGGTCATGGGGCCTTTGTTGACGCGAATGGGTCATACAAGAATCTCACTTCCTGGTGGATGTGCCATCGGTACACGACCTATTGATCAGCATTTGAAAGGTTTTGAAGCCATGGGCGCAGAGATCAGCTTGGGCCAAGGTTATATCGAAGCTCGTAGCCAAGGTCGGTTGCGTGGCGCGAAAATTTATCTGGATGTGGCTTCCGTAGGTGCCACTCAAAATATTATGATGGCTGCAACATTGGCCGAAGGCGTAACTGTTCTGGAGAATGCGGCAAAAGAGCCTGAAATTGTGGATCTTGCCAACTTCCTGAATGGAATGGGTGCCATTGTACGTGGTGCTGGTACTGGAGTGATCCGCATCGAAGGTGTGGAGAAACTGACAGGCGTAACACACACCGTTATTCCGGATCGCGTAGAAGCTGGTACGTATATGGCTGCTGCTGCAATCTCAGGTGGTGACGTGTACATTGAAGGTGCAATCTCTGATCACCTGGGCTCCGTTATTGCGAAGCTTGAAGAGATGGGTGTAACGATCCAACCAGATGAGAATGGCGTGCGTGTAATCGCAGATCGTCCTCTTAAGGCTGTGGATGTAAAAACATTACCATACCCAGGATTCCCGACAGATATGCAATCCCAGATGATGGCACTCTTGCTCGCATCTGAAGGAACAAGTGTCGTGACAGAGACTGTTTTTGAAAACCGATTCATGCATGTGGATGAATTCCAATTGATGAATGCGGAGATCAAAGTTGAAGGACGTTCGTCCATCATCACAGGTAATGCCAAACTGAAGGGTGCCAAAGTAACGGCTACCGATTTGCGTGCGGGTGCCGCACTCATTATTGCAGGTCTTGTTGCTGAAGGTACAACGGAAGTGGGCGGTGTTCATCACATCGACCGTGGCTATGTACATCTTGCGGAGAAGCTTAACGGACTTGGCGCTGACATCTATCGGATCTCGGTTGATGAGCCTAAGCTGGAAGCAACCAAAGCACCTAGTGAAAAAGTGGAGAAAGAAGTACCGATGTTTAAGGTACAACCAACTTTGGCTTAA
- a CDS encoding M23 family metallopeptidase encodes MNEQNKKTGQEETPKTTQGVPASQPSSWKRAMSKRWVFPAAYIAAAGIILTLVWVYQGTGDKTLNSDPASGVVETGASAGTEGTAVGREEESVEVVAKSENFVWPVAVPSEISVVKPFYDSEASTEEHEAAMVQYNDTFIPNTGVDLARGDNKTFEVKAALAGKVTRVEQNPLTGQVVEITHSDNLKTVYQSLADVKVKQDDEVKQGDAIASAGVNELGKTLGNHLHFEVYEDGQPVNPQGYLPEK; translated from the coding sequence ATGAATGAACAAAACAAAAAAACAGGCCAAGAAGAAACTCCTAAAACAACACAAGGAGTACCGGCTAGCCAGCCCTCTTCATGGAAAAGAGCAATGTCCAAACGCTGGGTCTTCCCGGCAGCCTACATCGCAGCAGCAGGCATTATACTAACCTTAGTGTGGGTCTATCAGGGCACAGGCGACAAAACGCTGAACTCGGACCCTGCTAGCGGGGTAGTAGAAACAGGCGCATCGGCGGGTACAGAAGGAACAGCAGTAGGCAGAGAAGAAGAAAGTGTGGAAGTTGTTGCAAAGTCGGAGAATTTTGTATGGCCGGTAGCGGTACCGTCCGAAATTTCGGTAGTGAAACCTTTCTATGATAGCGAAGCTTCAACCGAGGAACATGAAGCGGCGATGGTGCAGTACAATGATACATTCATCCCGAACACGGGTGTGGATCTGGCACGTGGGGATAACAAAACGTTTGAAGTCAAAGCAGCGCTTGCCGGTAAAGTTACACGGGTTGAGCAAAATCCGCTCACAGGTCAGGTTGTGGAAATCACACACAGCGATAACCTGAAGACGGTATACCAAAGCCTGGCGGACGTCAAAGTGAAACAGGACGACGAAGTGAAACAGGGAGATGCGATTGCATCTGCTGGCGTCAATGAGTTGGGTAAAACGCTCGGCAACCACCTTCACTTTGAAGTGTACGAAGACGGACAGCCGGTTAACCCGCAAGGATATCTTCCGGAAAAATAA
- the spoIID gene encoding stage II sporulation protein D produces the protein MKEARVQVKVPLVPRPGMQEPEENAVAGVEQDKLASANLRNIASQHAKISSSRRVSTDELNRQATEHSHIPVIELDHFRRVKRRRMRTFGRKPRWGRNTTRWQPAAAVSALLAMALLIPVILVWPRASESPKPIPAPTDASSTRTPAPAPAVPVTYPEPQVRVYLSATGTTMNLPLEDYVTGVVAAEMPAEFRLEALKAQAIAARTFIVRRLAASDTSGVPSGAADVTDTVSHQVFIPPDQVKADWTRLGKAQEWEKLQQAVRESRDTVMTYQGKAITASFFSTSNGYTENAEDVWGNVVPYLQSVDSPWDKNLAPGFKQTVTMKRNEILQKLNLDAIPVTTQKSGSWMEVLSTTKGHRIKEMQIAGETFSGPEVRKLLGLRSSQFSWKTAGDEVQITTYGYGHGVGMSQWGANGMAQEGHTATQILKHYYTGISFGQASKMLASK, from the coding sequence ATGAAAGAAGCTCGTGTTCAGGTAAAGGTACCCCTTGTCCCTCGCCCGGGTATGCAAGAGCCGGAGGAGAATGCCGTTGCTGGAGTGGAACAAGACAAGCTTGCCTCAGCGAACTTGAGGAATATTGCATCTCAGCATGCAAAAATATCAAGTTCAAGACGGGTGTCAACAGATGAGCTAAACCGACAGGCAACCGAGCACAGCCATATACCCGTTATTGAGCTGGACCACTTCCGCCGAGTGAAGCGTCGCCGAATGCGGACATTCGGACGAAAGCCCCGATGGGGGCGTAACACGACGAGATGGCAACCCGCTGCCGCTGTATCTGCTCTATTGGCGATGGCATTACTGATTCCGGTAATTCTGGTATGGCCGCGGGCGAGCGAATCACCAAAGCCGATCCCTGCGCCAACAGATGCCAGCAGTACAAGAACCCCAGCTCCTGCGCCAGCAGTTCCTGTTACCTATCCCGAACCCCAAGTACGCGTATACCTGTCTGCAACGGGCACAACGATGAATCTGCCACTGGAAGACTATGTTACCGGCGTAGTGGCTGCTGAGATGCCAGCGGAATTCAGACTGGAGGCGTTAAAAGCGCAGGCCATTGCAGCTCGCACATTTATCGTACGAAGACTCGCTGCGAGTGATACAAGCGGTGTTCCATCGGGTGCGGCGGATGTGACGGATACGGTTAGCCATCAGGTGTTTATTCCGCCAGATCAGGTGAAAGCAGATTGGACTCGTCTAGGGAAAGCGCAGGAATGGGAGAAGCTGCAACAGGCTGTACGCGAAAGTCGAGATACGGTCATGACATATCAGGGCAAAGCGATTACCGCATCCTTTTTCTCCACAAGTAATGGGTATACCGAGAATGCGGAGGATGTATGGGGGAACGTTGTGCCGTATCTACAAAGTGTAGACAGTCCGTGGGACAAAAATCTTGCTCCAGGATTCAAACAGACCGTTACCATGAAGCGTAACGAGATTCTGCAGAAGCTGAACCTGGATGCCATTCCGGTGACCACCCAGAAGAGTGGATCGTGGATGGAAGTATTGTCTACAACCAAAGGACATCGGATTAAGGAAATGCAGATCGCTGGTGAAACATTCAGCGGACCCGAGGTCCGTAAGTTGCTTGGATTAAGATCGAGCCAGTTCAGTTGGAAGACCGCAGGAGATGAGGTTCAGATTACAACGTATGGATACGGACATGGGGTTGGCATGAGCCAATGGGGAGCAAACGGCATGGCGCAGGAGGGTCACACCGCCACCCAGATTCTCAAACACTACTATACCGGCATCTCATTCGGACAGGCATCCAAGATGCTTGCATCGAAGTAG
- the atpD gene encoding F0F1 ATP synthase subunit beta, with translation MNKGRVVSIMGPVVDVEFDRGGLPEILNAITITTVSESGVSVNLTLEASKHLGDNRVRCIAMSSTDGLVRGMEALDTGAPISVPVGEATLGRVFNVLGEAIDTGGAVAAEHKNPIHRSAPAFDELTTQAEMLETGIKVIDLLAPYAKGGKIGLFGGAGVGKTVTIQELINNIAQEHGGISVFAGVGERTREGNDLYHEMSDSGVINKTAMVFGQMNEPPGARLRVALTGLTMAEYFRDEEGRDVLLFIDNIFRFTQAGSEVSALLGRMPSAVGYQPTLATEMGQLQERITSTKKGSVTSIQAIYVPADDYTDPAPATTFAHLDATTNLERKISEMGIYPAVDPLASSSRILSPEVVGEEHYSVAQGVKRILARYNELQDIIAILGMDELSEEDRALVYRARKIQRFLSQPFHVAEAFNGIPGKYVPVKETVRSFKEILEGKYDDLPEAAFLFVGTIEEAVEKAKTLV, from the coding sequence ATGAACAAAGGACGCGTTGTGAGCATCATGGGTCCGGTTGTTGACGTCGAGTTTGATCGCGGCGGTCTGCCGGAAATCCTCAATGCCATTACGATCACTACAGTAAGTGAGAGCGGCGTTAGTGTAAACCTTACACTCGAAGCTTCGAAACATCTGGGTGACAACCGAGTACGTTGTATTGCGATGTCCTCCACGGATGGACTTGTTCGTGGTATGGAAGCTTTAGATACAGGAGCGCCAATCTCTGTACCTGTCGGAGAAGCAACACTGGGTCGTGTATTTAACGTACTCGGCGAAGCAATTGATACTGGCGGTGCTGTAGCTGCTGAGCACAAGAACCCGATTCACCGTTCAGCACCTGCATTTGATGAACTGACTACCCAAGCAGAAATGCTGGAGACAGGAATCAAAGTTATCGACTTGCTCGCACCTTACGCTAAAGGTGGTAAAATCGGTCTCTTCGGTGGTGCCGGTGTAGGTAAGACGGTAACCATTCAAGAATTGATCAACAACATCGCACAAGAACACGGTGGTATCTCCGTATTCGCCGGTGTTGGTGAGCGTACACGTGAAGGTAATGACTTGTATCACGAGATGAGTGATTCCGGCGTTATCAACAAAACAGCAATGGTCTTCGGACAAATGAACGAGCCTCCAGGCGCACGTCTTCGTGTAGCCCTCACAGGTCTGACGATGGCGGAATACTTCCGTGATGAAGAAGGCCGTGACGTGTTGCTCTTTATCGATAACATCTTCCGTTTCACCCAAGCCGGTTCAGAAGTATCTGCCTTGCTTGGACGTATGCCTTCCGCGGTAGGTTACCAACCTACGCTGGCAACAGAAATGGGTCAATTGCAAGAGCGTATCACTTCAACGAAAAAAGGTTCTGTAACATCCATCCAGGCCATCTACGTGCCTGCGGATGACTACACTGACCCGGCTCCTGCAACGACGTTTGCTCACTTGGATGCAACGACGAACCTGGAGCGTAAAATTTCCGAGATGGGTATCTACCCTGCGGTAGATCCGCTGGCATCCAGCTCCCGGATATTGTCCCCTGAAGTTGTAGGTGAAGAACACTACAGCGTAGCTCAAGGCGTTAAACGTATCTTGGCGCGTTATAATGAATTGCAAGATATCATTGCAATCTTGGGTATGGACGAGTTGAGTGAAGAAGACAGAGCGCTTGTATACCGTGCTCGTAAAATCCAACGTTTCTTGTCCCAGCCTTTCCACGTTGCTGAAGCATTTAACGGTATCCCAGGTAAATACGTTCCGGTTAAAGAAACGGTGCGCAGCTTTAAAGAGATTCTCGAAGGTAAGTATGATGATCTTCCGGAAGCAGCTTTCCTCTTTGTTGGTACAATTGAAGAGGCAGTGGAGAAAGCCAAAACACTGGTTTAG
- a CDS encoding DUF1146 family protein yields MDTDLTNQVNQALSTNGLVSIIVSLLCIALSWWALQNLKLDLIIRQPRGAQGRLLHLLLAIILGHAVAGFVIDYLSWTQMLKNLF; encoded by the coding sequence ATGGATACTGATCTGACGAATCAGGTGAATCAGGCGCTAAGCACCAATGGCTTGGTCTCAATTATCGTCTCCCTGTTATGTATAGCGTTGTCTTGGTGGGCTTTGCAGAATCTCAAACTGGATTTGATCATCAGACAGCCACGGGGTGCTCAGGGAAGACTGTTACATTTGTTGCTCGCCATCATTTTGGGGCACGCCGTTGCTGGCTTTGTCATTGACTACTTGTCCTGGACCCAAATGTTGAAGAATTTGTTTTAA